Proteins from a single region of Streptomyces glaucescens:
- a CDS encoding glycoside hydrolase family 2 protein, producing MKEVVPLTEGWSLHHNGNPLPATVPGCVHTDLLAAGEIPDPYTGLNEREVQWVGRRAWTYARDLAPADTAADSHERTDLVFDGLDTAATITLDGRELGRTRNMHRRYRFDVTGRHGRLHVEFASAYDEAGSVRALTGERPNVYPEPFQYIRKMACSFGWDWGPTLVTAGIWRPVRLERWSTARLAEVRPLVTADDGTGRVELHVAVERTGSGAGRPLTVHASVGGVRQRVTVDGTRAVVTLDVPDVDLWWPRGYGEQPLYDLEVTLVEDGPQERRLDSWHRRIGFRTVRLDRSADEHGTGFTFVVNGVRIFARGVNWIPDDTFPSRITPERYRTRLTQAAEANVDLVRVWGGGIYEDDAFYDTCDELGLMVWQDFLFACAAYPEEQPLRGEVEAEARDNVVRLMPHPSLVLWNGNNENLWGFRDWDWEPALEGDSWGGGYYLDLLPRIVAELDPTRPYTAGSPWSGSWDHHPNDPAHGTHHSWEVWNRRDYAEYRDSVPRFVAEFGWQAPPAHATLRRALPGEELAPDSPGMLHHQKAEDGNGKLNRGIARHFELPEDDFDHWHYLAQVVQARAVAAGIEHWRAHWPVCAGTVVWQLNDCWPVSSWAAVDGDGRRKPLHHELRRVYADRLLTLRPGPGGPALAVINQGAALWRATVTLRRLRADGTVAGHTTVEATAGAREVARHAVPRDLVPDERSGKEFLVADADGLRAVHFPVPDKEFAYPAPRYDVEVVPAGDGGSVEVVVTAHTLVRDLLLQPDRLGADAACDTGLHTLLPGEHVRLRVRGAGAVTADAARAALFCVAQR from the coding sequence ATGAAGGAAGTCGTTCCGCTCACCGAGGGCTGGAGCCTCCACCACAACGGGAACCCGCTGCCCGCCACGGTCCCCGGCTGCGTGCACACCGATCTGCTCGCCGCCGGGGAGATCCCCGACCCGTACACCGGCCTGAACGAGCGGGAAGTGCAGTGGGTGGGCCGCCGCGCCTGGACCTACGCCCGCGACCTCGCCCCCGCCGACACCGCCGCGGACTCCCACGAGCGCACCGACCTCGTCTTCGACGGCCTCGACACCGCCGCGACGATCACCCTGGACGGGCGGGAACTGGGCCGCACCCGCAACATGCACCGCCGCTACCGCTTCGACGTCACCGGCCGGCACGGACGGCTGCACGTCGAGTTCGCGTCCGCCTACGACGAGGCCGGCTCCGTCCGCGCGCTGACCGGCGAGCGGCCCAACGTCTACCCGGAGCCCTTCCAGTACATCCGCAAGATGGCCTGCAGCTTCGGCTGGGACTGGGGACCCACCCTGGTCACCGCCGGCATCTGGCGCCCGGTCCGGCTGGAGCGCTGGTCCACCGCCCGGCTCGCCGAGGTGCGGCCCCTGGTGACGGCCGACGACGGCACCGGCCGGGTCGAGCTCCACGTCGCCGTCGAGCGCACCGGGTCCGGCGCCGGCCGCCCGCTCACGGTGCACGCCTCGGTGGGCGGTGTCCGACAGCGGGTCACGGTCGACGGAACCCGGGCCGTCGTCACGCTGGACGTGCCGGACGTCGACCTGTGGTGGCCGCGCGGATACGGCGAACAGCCGCTGTACGACCTGGAGGTGACCCTCGTCGAGGACGGCCCGCAGGAGCGGCGGCTGGACTCCTGGCACCGCCGGATCGGCTTCCGCACCGTGCGGCTGGACCGCTCGGCCGACGAACACGGCACGGGCTTCACCTTCGTCGTCAACGGCGTACGGATCTTCGCCCGCGGCGTCAACTGGATCCCGGACGACACCTTCCCGTCCCGCATCACCCCCGAGCGCTACCGCACCCGCCTCACCCAGGCCGCCGAGGCGAACGTCGACCTCGTACGCGTCTGGGGCGGCGGCATCTACGAGGACGACGCCTTCTACGACACCTGCGACGAACTCGGCCTGATGGTCTGGCAGGACTTCCTCTTCGCCTGCGCCGCCTACCCCGAGGAACAGCCGCTGCGCGGCGAGGTCGAGGCGGAGGCCAGGGACAACGTTGTCCGGCTGATGCCGCACCCCTCGCTCGTGCTGTGGAACGGCAACAACGAGAACCTGTGGGGCTTCCGCGACTGGGACTGGGAGCCCGCCCTGGAGGGCGACTCCTGGGGCGGCGGCTACTACCTGGACCTGCTGCCCCGGATCGTCGCCGAACTCGACCCCACCCGCCCCTACACCGCGGGCAGCCCCTGGTCCGGCTCCTGGGACCACCACCCCAACGACCCGGCCCACGGCACCCACCACTCCTGGGAGGTGTGGAACCGGCGCGACTACGCCGAGTACCGCGACTCCGTCCCCCGGTTCGTCGCCGAGTTCGGCTGGCAGGCGCCCCCCGCCCACGCCACGCTGCGCCGCGCGCTGCCGGGCGAGGAACTCGCCCCCGACTCCCCGGGCATGCTCCACCACCAGAAGGCCGAGGACGGCAACGGCAAGCTGAACCGCGGCATCGCCCGCCACTTCGAGCTCCCCGAGGACGACTTCGACCACTGGCACTACCTCGCCCAGGTCGTCCAGGCCCGCGCCGTCGCCGCCGGCATCGAGCACTGGCGCGCGCACTGGCCGGTCTGCGCCGGCACCGTCGTCTGGCAGCTCAACGACTGCTGGCCGGTCAGCTCCTGGGCGGCCGTCGACGGCGACGGCCGCCGCAAGCCGCTCCACCACGAGCTGCGCCGCGTCTACGCCGACCGCCTCCTCACCCTCCGGCCCGGCCCCGGCGGCCCCGCCCTCGCCGTGATCAACCAGGGCGCCGCCCTCTGGCGCGCGACGGTGACCCTGCGCCGCCTGCGCGCGGACGGCACCGTGGCGGGACACACGACGGTCGAGGCGACCGCCGGGGCGCGCGAGGTGGCCCGGCACGCCGTACCGCGCGACCTGGTGCCGGACGAGCGGTCGGGCAAGGAGTTCCTGGTCGCGGACGCCGACGGCCTGCGCGCGGTCCACTTCCCCGTCCCGGACAAGGAGTTCGCCTACCCCGCGCCGCGCTACGACGTCGAGGTCGTGCCCGCCGGCGACGGCGGTAGTGTCGAGGTCGTGGTGACAGCACACACCCTCGTACGCGACCTTCTGCTCCAGCCCGACCGGCTCGGCGCGGACGCCGCCTGCGACACCGGGCTGCACACCCTGCTGCCCGGAGAGCACGTCCGGCTCCGGGTGCGGGGCGCGGGCGCGGTGACCGCCGACGCGGCACGCGCCGCCCTGTTCTGCGTGGCCCAGAGGTGA
- a CDS encoding LacI family DNA-binding transcriptional regulator has translation MSAPTERVTIKDVAAAAGVSKGAVSLAFNHKPGVSEATRERIFAVARELGWAPNSSARSLSRQSVDAIGLAICRPARLLGLEPFYMEFVSGIESVLAERSCSLLLRLVGSLEEEIHLQQRWWRERQVGGSVLVDFHRDDPRLGPLGGIGLPAVAVGHPSLTGGLPSVWTDDATAVAEAVRYLVALGHRRIARVGGPAGLGHSAIRAAAFQRTMADLGLDGGLHLATGFSGEEGARATRTLLLARERPTAIVYDNDIMAVAGLGVAAEMGVAVPDELSLLAWDDSQLCRLTHPTLSAMSHDVHGFGAQVARTLFDVIAGQDVPSRPVATPSLVPRASTAPPPPAG, from the coding sequence GTGAGCGCACCCACCGAGCGCGTCACCATCAAGGACGTGGCCGCCGCCGCGGGCGTCTCCAAGGGCGCGGTGTCGCTGGCGTTCAACCACAAGCCGGGCGTCTCCGAGGCCACCCGCGAGCGGATCTTCGCCGTGGCCCGGGAACTGGGCTGGGCGCCGAACTCCTCGGCGCGCAGCCTGTCCCGGCAGTCGGTGGACGCCATCGGGCTGGCCATCTGCCGGCCCGCGCGGCTGCTCGGTCTCGAGCCGTTCTACATGGAGTTCGTCTCCGGGATCGAGAGCGTGCTCGCCGAGCGGTCCTGCTCGCTGCTGCTGCGGCTGGTGGGCAGCCTGGAGGAGGAGATCCACCTCCAGCAGCGGTGGTGGCGGGAGCGCCAGGTGGGCGGCTCCGTCCTGGTCGACTTCCACCGGGACGACCCGCGCCTCGGCCCGCTCGGTGGGATCGGGCTGCCCGCCGTCGCGGTCGGCCACCCCTCCCTCACCGGAGGGCTCCCCTCGGTGTGGACGGACGACGCCACGGCCGTCGCCGAGGCGGTGCGCTATCTGGTGGCCCTCGGCCACCGGCGCATCGCCCGGGTGGGCGGCCCGGCGGGCCTCGGCCACAGCGCCATCCGGGCGGCGGCGTTCCAGCGGACGATGGCGGACCTCGGGCTCGACGGCGGCCTGCACCTGGCGACCGGCTTCTCGGGCGAGGAGGGCGCCCGCGCCACGCGGACGCTGCTGCTGGCTCGCGAGCGGCCGACGGCCATCGTCTACGACAACGACATCATGGCGGTCGCCGGGCTCGGCGTCGCCGCCGAGATGGGCGTCGCCGTCCCGGACGAGCTGTCGCTGCTGGCCTGGGACGACTCCCAGCTGTGCCGGCTCACCCATCCCACGCTGTCGGCGATGAGCCATGACGTGCACGGGTTCGGCGCCCAGGTGGCGCGGACGCTGTTCGACGTGATCGCGGGGCAGGACGTGCCGTCCCGGCCGGTGGCGACACCCTCCCTGGTGCCGCGCGCCTCGACCGCGCCGCCCCCGCCGGCGGGATGA